The genomic segment CCGAGTCCGAAATGACGGTTGCCGGGATGAACGGCCCGTTCGCGCCTCCGTTGGCAGCCGCTGCCGCCGATGCGGCTGCTGCTGAGGCGGCCGCAGCGGCTGCCTTTGCTGCCTCCTGCTGCCGCACCAGTGTGGCGATCTCGCTGTTGAGCGACTTCATGTACGCCTGCTGCTTCGCCATGGAGGTCTCGATCTGTACTCGGCCGGCATCCGCCTGGCGTTGCAGATCGCTCAACGTTTGAGCCTGTGCTTCCTGCTGCCCTTTGAGATAGGCGATCTCTGCGCGCGTCTTGCGCACGTCGGCAAGAACCAGGGTGTCACGTTCTTGCATGTCCACCAAGAAGGAGATCCTTGAGACCAGATCCGATATGGACTTACTCCCCAGGACGACTTCAAGCGTGCTGAGCCCACCGGACTTGTACATCTGAACGGCCCGCGAGCCCAGCTGTTCGAGACGCATCTGAGCCGAAGCGTCCAACTCGGCGAGCTTGTTGTTCGAGGCCACAATATCCTGACGGGCGGCATCCACCTGCGCATTGATCTTCGCCAGCTCCGCCAGCTGGTTGCCGAGATCCACGCGCATCGCTTCGAGCTGGACCTGGGCGTCGGCTGCCTGCGCCTGCTTCTCGGCGATACTCGAGGCCAGAGAGGCAGGCGCAGCCCAGACAAGTGACGGCATCAACGCAGAGGCAAGCAGAATCGCTGCCATGCAAAGAGCCGCTAGACGGTGTGAGTGCATGCGCCTGATATGAGACTCCTGCGTGCGTGGCGGGCGAGACCGTGCCCCACCATTCTACGCTACTGCGTTTCGTCAATCACTTGGAGACCGACACCGCCCCGGTTCTGGCGTCGACATCGTACTCGCCCACCGTTGACTCATCAATCGAATCCGGGTTGAAGATGACCTTCCACACCATCGGCGATATGGTCGAAGTGTCGTCCGCAGACAGGTACGACACAAACCCCATCACGTACGGGGTGTTCGCGTTGCCGGACTTGAACTGAGCCAGGGCGTTCTTGTACGCCGTGTCGCTGTTGATCTTCCACTCGCTGGTAGACGGTATAGCGGCCCACTCCGTCGCAGTCAGAGAAGCTTCACCATACTCGTACGAATACGGCTGACCATTCTCAACGAAGACGAGGTAGGTCATACCACTCGACGGAGAGCCGAATACATACGCCCACACGGGTGTCGACGTTGTGGTGACCACGTCCGCAGTCTGGACGACCAGCAGTTTGGCATCCGGCGCCATCGTAGAAAGCGTCGACTGAGCGATAGACAGAGAGCCCAACGCGGTCGACGTGTCCACCGTGGCCTTCTTGCTGCACCCTACGATCGCGGCGGCAAGAGCCAGCACGAACACCACCACTAGGGCTGACTTCATGAACCTGATCACTCGTGCCTCGGGCATACGTGCACCCCTTTCGTCGCGAAAACTACTGGCCCCCATGGTACGTCACCTTGCCGCCATGCGCGTACGCTCAAAGATGTATTTGGCGCTGCGCCACAGGACGTATGGCCGGCAACGCGGGGAGAGTATGCCCAACAAGCACCTCCCCCACCTACATTGTATAATTCCGTGCGCCTATTTCTCCGGCAAGAAGAGGAGCTCTTCAGATGGCTCGAACAAATCGTCTCTTCCGTGCGACCGTGGCCGCGCTCCTCATGGCCGCTTTCGCCCTCACGGGTTGTTCCGCGAACTCCACGACCACACAACCCGGGTCCGCCGTAACCCCCGCTGCCATCAAAATCGGCACGCTGGCAACGTCCGACTCCCTACCGCTCTGGGTAGCCGAGCAGAAGGGCTATTTCACGTCTCAGGGGCTCCCCAAGGTTGAAATCGTCGTCTTCCAGAGTGCTCAAGAGCGCGAGGCGGCATTCGCCTCCGGCGCGATCCAGGCGTCGATGACAGACATCATGAGCGCGGCCAATCTGCAGGCCGGCGGAATCCCTGTGAAGCTCCCGACCGTGATGCTCGGCGCCAATCCCAGCCAGGGGCGGTTCGCGGTTGTCGCGGCCCCAAACTCAGGCATCAAGTCGATGGCCGACCTCAAGGGCGTGGCTGTGGGCACCGCATCTTCCACGATCACGGAGTACGTCCTCGACGAGTTGATGTCTCAGGTCGGCATCTCGCAGAGCGACGTCAAGGCCGAGCAGGTCCCGAAAGTCCCCGTGCGCTTCCAACTCATGATGGCCGGCCAGCTCAAGGCGGCTGTGCTTCCTGAACCGTTCATCACACTCGCGCTCCAGCAGGGAGCAACAATCGTGTCGGGTGGCGACGACACCAAGTCCAAGACCAACCTGTCCGCAAGCGTCCTAGCCGTCAACGCCAAGTTCATCGGCACCCCGGAAGGCTCGGCTTCGGTTGATGCGCTTCTGAGAGCGTGGAACCTCGCCGTCGCCGACATCAACGCCAACCCGGACTCGTTCCGTCAGCTGTTGGTCGACAAGGCGCAGCTTCCGGCATCGCTTGCCACCAGCTACAAGGTGGACACGTACCCGATGGCTGCGCCCCCCTCGGCAGCCGACATCCAGGGCGTGCTGGACTGGATGAAAG from the Coriobacteriia bacterium genome contains:
- a CDS encoding ABC transporter substrate-binding protein; the encoded protein is MARTNRLFRATVAALLMAAFALTGCSANSTTTQPGSAVTPAAIKIGTLATSDSLPLWVAEQKGYFTSQGLPKVEIVVFQSAQEREAAFASGAIQASMTDIMSAANLQAGGIPVKLPTVMLGANPSQGRFAVVAAPNSGIKSMADLKGVAVGTASSTITEYVLDELMSQVGISQSDVKAEQVPKVPVRFQLMMAGQLKAAVLPEPFITLALQQGATIVSGGDDTKSKTNLSASVLAVNAKFIGTPEGSASVDALLRAWNLAVADINANPDSFRQLLVDKAQLPASLATSYKVDTYPMAAPPSAADIQGVLDWMKARGYLKADVKPQDLLGK